In a genomic window of Flavobacterium crassostreae:
- a CDS encoding rhomboid family intramembrane serine protease: MEKDFKYTNAVMAFPLFFVLSLWLVYWIEIRFHYNFTTNGILPRTFSGLQGIVWSPFIHANLSHLYHNSVPLLVLLAALQYFYPQHSLVVVVAGILVSGSLTWLIGRSSYHIGASGLVYVLVGFVFLKGILTKYFRLVALSLTVVLVYGGMIWYVLPKVDDAISWEGHLAGLLTGFVFAILFKTPEYRTKAKYDWEKTDFDPSEDKFMQRFDANGNFVNLPEPPIEEIPVAYFSSDRVVNYELVVTKENEPKPES, from the coding sequence ATGGAAAAAGATTTTAAATATACCAACGCCGTAATGGCATTCCCGCTTTTTTTTGTTCTAAGCCTCTGGTTGGTTTATTGGATTGAGATCCGATTTCATTACAACTTTACCACCAACGGTATTTTGCCCCGAACATTTTCCGGATTACAAGGCATCGTGTGGAGCCCTTTTATACATGCCAATTTAAGTCATTTGTACCACAACTCAGTGCCATTGCTAGTTTTGTTGGCAGCACTCCAATATTTTTATCCACAACATTCCCTAGTGGTAGTGGTAGCCGGAATTTTAGTAAGCGGTAGCCTGACTTGGCTAATCGGCAGATCCAGTTACCATATTGGAGCCAGTGGATTGGTATATGTTTTGGTAGGCTTTGTATTTCTAAAAGGAATACTCACAAAATACTTTAGACTCGTAGCCTTATCCCTAACCGTAGTATTGGTATATGGAGGCATGATTTGGTATGTTTTGCCCAAGGTAGATGATGCCATTTCCTGGGAAGGGCACCTGGCAGGATTGCTAACTGGCTTTGTTTTTGCCATCTTGTTTAAAACCCCCGAGTACCGCACCAAGGCAAAATACGATTGGGAAAAAACAGATTTTGATCCCTCAGAAGACAAATTTATGCAACGATTTGATGCCAATGGCAATTTTGTAAACCTACCCGAGCCACCCATAGAAGAAATCCCGGTTGCATATTTTAGCTCCGATAGAGTAGTAAATTATGAACTAGTTGTAACAAAAGAAAACGAACCAAAACCAGAGTCTTAA